TGCCAGGAACACGCtcgcttcctccctccctcctctgctgcctGGGGGAGAAAGGAAGTGAGGAGTTTCCTGGTCCCTCTCAGGGTCATTTATTTCCACGGTACGGACACGTCTCCTCTCCGCGTTCCACAAGCgcgcacacacaccccctcctCACACGCAAAATGAGGTGTCTGCCCCCCCACCTCGTTGCCTGGAGAGTatggaggaggcagggggcacTGAGCTGGCTACCCCAGCTCTTCctccagtgccccccaccccgtctaCCACCTGCAGGATGACCTCCTGAGCCTTTTGGaacccctgggccccaggccccccagggacCTTGAGGCCGCTCAGGGCTGGTGCAGGGGGCTTGGTTGGGTGCTTGCTGACGGACTCACAGAAAGTCTCTCCCTCTTAGGGATGCAGCTGCTGCAGACCAAGGACCCGGCGGCCAGGGGAGCGGGGCCCAGGGCCCGCCAGGGCAGGGCCCGCTGGGGGCTGGCCTACACGCTGCTGCACAACCCAGCCCTGCAGGCCTTCAGGAAGCCGGCCCTGTCGGGCGCCTAGGCCAACGAGTCTGGCCCTGAGGGCGGGGAAGCCACTGCCTCCTGGTGGGTGCTGGGgtgcttccccttctcccagcccacgtcctccccagcctccccagcatcctcccagccctgggagccTCTGCGTAGTGAGTTCTGCCGCCAGTTCCCCCATCAACCGCCAGCAGCAGAAGCCAGGGCGCTGGGCTCGGGCGGAGGTCTGTCCGCACCAGGAGCCTTGGGAGGGCTCTGGCTGGACTCAGGTTGGGTCCTGGTTGGGCCTCCGCGGGCTCTGGAAGCCTCCTCCGGAGGAAGGAACTGGTGGTTTAGGCCCTTGGTCTGGGGGTCAATGGAGCTGGGCAGCCAAGTCCAGGCCACTCCCCGTGCTGGCTCTGCACCCGCCTCAGCCCGCCCTGCAACCCTCTCCCGACCGGGCCGGGGGTTCAGGCCAGAACAGCCTCCTGTGCCatctcagcccagctcagcctcGGATTCACCGCCACGAACCACACAGCCTTTCCCCCGCTGCTCCCCGGGGGGCCTCGGGCCTTCCTGTAAGGCAGCCCCGGAGGAAACCATGGGCTCCCACCCGGCAGCGAAGTCGTGGCACAAACCAGGCCCCACACCCTGCTGGCCACACTTGAGAGCCTGATATGTTTGCAGTTGGTGTGCCTTTAGATATTATGAAAGAGGGTAGTGTGCTCCCTGTAATAAACTTGTCCCTGAGAAACAGTCTTCCTTCGGGGCGGGGCACATGGGGGAAACCGCCCCTATTGCCAGTAAGTCAACACTGCGTTTGTGGGGCCTCGGGGGGGTTGGGGTATTCTGGTTGCTTGTGGGGCTGGGCACCAGGTGCGGGGCCCGGGAGGACCCAGAGCCGTATCCCCCTTGGGTGGCAGAGGGACCAGGGACCCTATGATGCCAACCCCGAGCTCTGTGGACATTGACTTTGGAGGTAGGACTTTTTCTGGGTCCTCAAGAATGAGCAGGACTTGGGGAGGAGAGATCTCAGGAAGAGGGGAAGCATTATAATAAAGAtgtggaggtggtggggaggcaCAGCACAGAGCTGTCCCAAAAGGAGTAGGCCCTGTGCGTAGCAGGGAAAGGCagctgggaggaagggggggtCCCTGCCTTTGCTGGGAACTGGTAGAGGTGGAGGATGTATGCCTGAGGGTATGGGGTCCACAGTGGGCCTGGGGGCTACAGAGAGTGGGGAAAGCGTGGCCACTCCACAGACCTGGGTCAGTGGGCTCTTGAGGAATGTCTGCACAATTAGTGGAGAACGACCGCTCTCCTCGCCCACATGGCCTTCATCCCCACTACAGCTGCAAATACCCATGAAGCTAGGGGTGGGGTCAGGGAGCTCACACCCACCTGGGAGGCTGCCCGTGAGGAGGGCAAAGAGGGCAGGCTCTGATCCCACCGCAGTCCATTGAGAAATGCCTTCCTGGCCCTACGTTGGTGTCCGACAGGGTCACAGGGATGAGAAGACCAACTGGGTCTCTGCCTTTAACAAGGAAACAGACACAATAGAGTGTGATCAGGCTGGGACACTGGACACCCGGAGCTGTGTGAGTCAGAGGACGGGACCTCATCCACATTCGGAGCCAGTGGGTGTGGCATCCAGGAAGGCTTACTGGAGGTACTTGAGCCGACTTAGCCAagtaagaaggagagaaagggtgTCCAGACCAAAGGAACAACGCAGGGAAAGGTGCGGAGGGGAACACATCACAGACCACTGAGGGAGAAATTAATTAGCGGGTCCGGGAGAGCATGGAGTAGTGGGTGACTGCAGAGAACCAGGCAGGGGCGATGAATGGCAGGCTGGGGGATCTGGGCTTCACCCCGAGGGCTGGGGCGCCGCGATGACTTTCAATCAGGGGACTAGCTAGTTCTTTCAGAGCTCGGCTGTTCCCCAGCTGGCCCGACTCAGGTCTTAGGCCCAGGCCCCACTTCCTGAAGACAAGCTGCGTGGGGTGAATGCAGCCAGAGATGTCAGGGGTCCAAGGTGGGTGAGGATGAGGATGTCAAGCCTTAGATAATCAGAGTCAGTCAGACCCTTAAGCATCCCACCAGTCCTTTGTTTTCTGAGGACACCGCAGCCCAGAAATGGACAGCCATTTGCCCAAGGTGGCACAGCACAGGGGACTTGGCTCCCGCCTGCTGCTTCCCACCAGGTGCGCAGTCGTCCTTGATGTGCGCTGCTGGTGACCTCAGGGGGAGGGGTCTGGGGAGGTGCTGCGTGTGGACCAGGAGGACTGGGAAGGGGAGCCAGCCAGCCTCCAAGACTCACAGTTGCCTCCCAGGCTCCTGGGCATCCCTGCCTCCACTTTGCCGGCCTCAGCGGTCCTGAGTACAGAGCTCGGGAGGCCGCAGAGCCTCTTGCATGGGGGTCCTGTCCCTCTGTGTAGCACCCTTCGGTCTGGAAAGGGATGGGGGTGGAGATCCATCTCTGACTCGACACACATCTGGGGATCAGTCTCCAGgttctgtctccatttccacGTGCTCCCCACTCTGAGAGACCTGCGGCTTTCTGCTGGGCCCTCACCACCCCCCAAGTCAGTCGCTGATCCACCTGCTGTGTGGGGAAGACTCCCACGAATGACTTCCCTCCAGGAATACCGTTTCTTCTCCTGGAAAGCACTAATCATCTCCATCATCCCCCTCCAGGATGCTCTCATCCTCAATCCctgggtctttctctctctcccctggcctgtgtcctcacctcctcctttctctttcttctccatcttgCCTTGTCTGTTCCTCATTTCCTCTCCATTCCCTAACGTCTCTCCCAGGAGCAGGACTGCGAAGAGGGGCCACAATCCGGGTGCTTCCATCCTCCGTGCCCCCCAGACCCCATGCGCCCTTAGGCCATTGCTGGCAGAAAGCACTGCTCGGGGCCAGCAGGATCCTAGGGAAGCTCTGTGATGGTTATCAAGCCCGCACCCCCACTTGTCCCTGGGCCAGTTGAAAGACAGGGAACACCTGCGGCTCTGCTTGAGGCCCGGCCCCTGAACCACGGGCTCCTCGCTGGCTCCTCGCAGTCTGGGTGTGCCTCACAGGCCCCTTTGCATGTTGACGGGCAGGTTGGCCTTCCTGATTCTCCAGTTCCCTATCCTATCCCCAACTGGGGACCCAATCGAGGGAGGGGTCCTCGATTCAGACAAAATGCCAGGCAGTCACAAGAGAGCATCAGAAATGCTGTTTATTTCTCGGCCGCCCCGGGCTGGCTAGCCTCTGTGGAGGGGCAGGCTACAGATGCATACTTGGAGAGAAAGGCAGGACAGGTGTCCGGGGTGGAGGGGCACAGAGCGGGAGAAGTTGAAGGCCGTCCTGGATCCTCCAGTCCTGTCTGAGATGAGGGCACAGATTCCCGAGCCCCCAAACCATCAGAGAATGCCAAGAGGCAGCAGGAGCTTAAGCAGGTCACCAAGAGCCCAGAGCCATGCCAGCCACTGCCCCTAGACCCTAGTCCTCTCTCCTACGCCCTGTCTGCTTTGGGCCACCTCCCCGccaagcccccagccccagccccggggccccagcCTTTGCCAGCTCGTGGGTCCCAGCGCCCGGAATTCCATCAGTGAGGCTTCACCCGGTCGGTCAGGCATAGCCCTGCTGGCAGGCCGCCCCGCTCGGGGAGCATGGGCAGTGTGGTTAGCAGCAAACAGCACCGTAGACGGTGAGTACGGAATCAAATTCGGTTCTAGTCACTAGCTTTGAGCAAGTTTAGAAGTTGGGGGTGGTGAGCGTTCCAGGAGAGACGAGAAGGGAGGTAGGAAGACGTGGAGGCCCCCACGCAGGCCTTGGGAGTTGCCATCCTCAGGCCCCTCGACACAGTGTCGGGGTGGGCGGGGGCGGGAATCAGGGAGGCCCTGGGGTTGCTCCAGCCGGCCCAGGGCAgggcgggtggggggaggctagaaggaagtgaggaggaagaggaggaggctcTGGCCTAGGAGGAGCAGGCCCAGGGGCTGCTGCCCAGGGACCCCTTCTCCTGCTGCTGCAGCCTCAGGCACCCTGGCGCGGCTGAGGTAGATGATGACAACGTTGTCCTCTGGGCCTGAGGGCTGCACCTCGTTGTCAACCGTGTAGCAGCCCTTCCCCTCGGCTGCTTTGCCATGGAACCTGCGCCCCAGCACATCCTCGCCACCCTCGCCCGGTGTGGCCAGGGCCACGTTCACTGAGCTCTCCGCGCTGCCCAGCTCGTTGGTGGCCAGGCAGCTGTAGGTGCCCTCCTCCGGCTTGCCAAAGTCAGGGATGAGCAGGCTGCCGTTGGCAAAGGCCTGGAAGCGCGGCCGGCTGCTGGCCGCGGGGGCGCCGGGCAGGGCGCGCCCATCGGCACCCACGTTGGGGCTGGCGATCTCCACGGTGCCGCCGGGCGTCTGGATGTGCCAGTGGAGCTGGGGTGCCGGCTGCCCATCCACGTCGCAGTGCAGGGCCAACACGAAGCCAGGCCGCAGCTCAGCCCCGTCCTGGCTGGGCTGGTAGGTGAGCTGCACCGAGGGCGCCGAGCAGGGCAGCGGCAGCAGGCGGCTCAGCGGTGTGCCCTTGAGGACGTGGGGCGAGGTGCAAGTGATGTTGTCCTGCTCCGGGATGGACACAGCCGCGGTCAGGGCCCAGGTCTTGAACCACACGATGCCACAGGTGCAGTCGAAGGGGTTGTCGTTGATCTGCAG
This portion of the Vulpes lagopus strain Blue_001 chromosome 2, ASM1834538v1, whole genome shotgun sequence genome encodes:
- the ISLR gene encoding immunoglobulin superfamily containing leucine-rich repeat protein isoform X1; its protein translation is MTSGGRMPELRLLCWALLLGLARACPEPCDCGEKYGFQIADCAYRDLEAVPPGFPANVTTLSLSANRLPSLPEGAFREVPLLQSLWLAHNEIRAVAAGALAPLGHLKSLDLSHNLLSDFAWSDLHNLSALQLLKMDSNELTFIPRDAFRSLRALRSLQLNHNRLHTLAEGIFTPLTALSHLQINDNPFDCTCGIVWFKTWALTAAVSIPEQDNITCTSPHVLKGTPLSRLLPLPCSAPSVQLTYQPSQDGAELRPGFVLALHCDVDGQPAPQLHWHIQTPGGTVEIASPNVGADGRALPGAPAASSRPRFQAFANGSLLIPDFGKPEEGTYSCLATNELGSAESSVNVALATPGEGGEDVLGRRFHGKAAEGKGCYTVDNEVQPSGPEDNVVIIYLSRARVPEAAAAGEGVPGQQPLGLLLLGQSLLLFLLTSF
- the ISLR gene encoding immunoglobulin superfamily containing leucine-rich repeat protein isoform X2, yielding MPELRLLCWALLLGLARACPEPCDCGEKYGFQIADCAYRDLEAVPPGFPANVTTLSLSANRLPSLPEGAFREVPLLQSLWLAHNEIRAVAAGALAPLGHLKSLDLSHNLLSDFAWSDLHNLSALQLLKMDSNELTFIPRDAFRSLRALRSLQLNHNRLHTLAEGIFTPLTALSHLQINDNPFDCTCGIVWFKTWALTAAVSIPEQDNITCTSPHVLKGTPLSRLLPLPCSAPSVQLTYQPSQDGAELRPGFVLALHCDVDGQPAPQLHWHIQTPGGTVEIASPNVGADGRALPGAPAASSRPRFQAFANGSLLIPDFGKPEEGTYSCLATNELGSAESSVNVALATPGEGGEDVLGRRFHGKAAEGKGCYTVDNEVQPSGPEDNVVIIYLSRARVPEAAAAGEGVPGQQPLGLLLLGQSLLLFLLTSF